From Burkholderiales bacterium:
GCAACGCCTCGGGCACTATCACTACTCGGTGATCGCGTGGGTCGATCACTTCCTGTCGTGGCGCAACGAGTTCAAGCGCCGCGTCGATCCCGCGGACATCGCCATCGCCGCGCGCGTGGGCGAAAAGCTCGTCCGGCACGCGGCCGAGCGTGCCGACGGCGACGACGCGAAAAAGCTGGGCGAATGGGCACGCAAGCTCGGCTCGGCGAAAGACACCGAGGAGATCAAGCGCCTCGTGCTCGACGACTCGCTGGCGGAGATCGCCAGGCGCTATCCCGACCGCAGCCTCGCCGCCGAATACGACAAGGGCCTGCGGGTTTTCGTCGACCGCGAGCGCGCGCGCTTCTCGAGCTGGTACGAGTTCTTCCCGCGCTCGACCGGAAAGGACGGCAAGCACGGCACGTTGCGCGACGCCGCGGCGCGCCTCGACTACGTCAAGGGACTCGGCTTCGACGTCGTGTACCTGCCGCCGATCCACCCGATCGGCAAGGTGAAGCGCAAAGGCAGGAACAACGCGCTCGAAGCCGCACCCGGCGATTACGGCAGCCCGTGGGCGATCGGCTCGGACGAGGGCGGCCACAAGGCCATACACCCGGAGCTCGGCGGCATCGAGGATTTCCGCGCCCTGGTCGCGCGCGCGAAAGAGCTCGAAATCGACGTCGCGCTCGACATCGCGTTCCAGACCGCGCCGGACCATCCGTATGTCAAGGAGCATCCGTCGTGGTTCAACTGGCGCCCCGACGGTACGGTGCAGTACGCCGAGAACCCGCCCAAGAAGTACCAGGACATCTACCCGTTCAACTTCGAATCGGACGACTGGACGGGTCTGTGGGACGAGCTCAAGAGCGTCTTCGATTACTGGATCGACGAGGGCGTGCGCGTCTTCCGCGTCGACAACCCGCATACCAAGCCCTTCCCGTTCTGGCAGTGGGCCATCGGCGAGATCCAGCGTCAGAATCCGGACGTGATCTTTTTGGCCGAGGCGTTCACGCGGCCGAAGATCATGCACCGGCTCGCGAAGCTCGGCTACACGCAGTCCTACACGTACTTCGCGTGGCGCAACACCAAGCGGGAGCTGATCGAGTACTTCAACGAGCTCGCACACGGCCCGGGCGCGGAATACTTCAGGCCGAACGTGTGGCCGAACACCCCCGACATCCTCACCGAGCATCTGCAGCACGGCGGGCGCCCGGCGTTCGTGTCGCGCCTGCTGCTCGCCGGCACCCTCGCCGCCAGCTATGGCATCTACGGTCCCGCTTACGAGCTTTCGGAGCGCGTGCCGCGCGAGCACGGCAGCGAGGAATACCTCCACTCGGAGAAATACGAGATCCGCAGCTGGAACCTCGAGCGCGAGGACAGCCTGCGTTACCTCATCGCGCGCGTGAACCAGATCCGCCGCGAGAACCCGGCGCTGCAGAACGACAGGACGCTCACCTTCGTCGGCACCGACAACGACCAGCTCATCGCCTATCTCAAGGTCACGCCGGACCTTTCGAACGCGCTGCTGATCGTCGTCAACCTCGATCCCCACCACCGGCAGACCGGCTGGGTCGAGGTCGATCTCGACGCGCTCGCGCTCGCCCACGACGCGCCGTACCAGGTGCACGATCTGCTGACCGACGCCTGCTTCCACTGGCGCGGCCGCCGCAACTACGTCGATCTGGGCCCCGGCATGGGCCACGTCTTCGCCGTCGGGCGGCACATGCGCGACGAGCGCGACACCGACAACTTCGCATAAAGATAATGCCTATGGATCGCCCCGTTGCAGCGATGGCTGCGACCGACGTCATGACCGCGGACGACCCGCTGTGGTACCAGGACGTCGTCATCTACCAGCTGCACGTCAAGGCGTTCTTCGACTCGAACGACGACGGCATCGGCGACTTCCGCGGCCTCACCTCCAAGCTCGACTACATCAAGGAGCTCGGGGTCAACGCGATCTGGCTCCTGCCCTTCTATCCGTCGCCGCTGAAGGACGACGGCTACGACGTCGCCGATTACCACAACATCCACCCGATGTACGGCACGCGCGCCGACTTCCGCACGTTCATGCGCGAAGCGCACCGCGCCGGGCTCAAGGTGATCACCGAGCTCGTCGTCAATCACACGTCCGACCAGCACCCGTGGTTCCAGGCCGCGCGCCGCGCCCCGATCGGCTCGCCCAAGCGCGACTACTACGTGTGGAGCGACGATCCGGAGAAATACGCCGGCACCCGCATCATCTTCACCGACACCGAGCCGTCGAACTGGACCTGGGACGACGTCGCCAAGCAATACTTCTGGCATCGCTTCTTCAGCCATCAGCCCGATCTCAACTTCGACAATCCCAAGGTGCTGCAGGCGGTCATCAAGACCATGCGGTTCTGGCTCGACATGGGCGTCGACGGTTTCCGCCTGGACGCGATCCCCTACCTGATCGAGCGCGAAGGCACCAGCAACGAGAACGTGCCGGAGACGCACGACGTCGTGAAGAAGATCCGCGCAGCGCTCGACGTCTCGCACAAGAACAAGCTGCTGCTCGCCGAAGCCAACATGTGGCCCGAGGACGTGCGCGAGTATTTCGGCAACGGCGACGAATGCCACATGGCGTATCACTTCCCGCTGATGCCGCGCATGTACATGGCGATCGCGCAGGAAGACCGCCACCCGGTGATCGAGATCATGCAGCAGACGCCGGAAATCCCCGACAACTGCCAGTGGGCGATCTTCCTCAGGAACCACGACGAGCTCACGCTCGAGATGGTCACCAACAAGGAGCGGGACTACATGTACCGCTTCTATGCGGCGGACCCGCGCGCGCGCATCAACCTCGGCATCCGCCGGCGTCTCGCGCCGCTGATGGAGAACAACGTCGACACGATCAAGCTGATGAACAGCCTGCTCCTGTCGATGCCCGGCTCGCCGATCGTCTATTACGGCGACGAGATCGGGATGGGCGACAACATCTTCCTCGGCGACCGCAACGGCGTGCGCACGCCGATGCAGTGGTCGCCCGACCGCAACGCCGGCTTCTCGCGCGCCGATCCGCAGCGGCTCTATCTGCCGCCGATCATGGACCCGATCTACGGTTTCGAGGCGGTGAACGTCGAGGCGCAAATGCGCGAGCCCGGATCGCTGCTGAACTGGATGAAGCGGCTGCTCGCGGTTCGTAAAACCAGCCGCGCTTTCGGCCGCGGCAAGCTCACGTTCCTGCGTCCCGGCAACCGCAAGATCCTCGCGTACTTACGCGAGCTGGGGGACGAAGCGATCCTGTGCGTCGCCAACCTCGGGCGCTCCGCGCAGCCGGTCGAGC
This genomic window contains:
- a CDS encoding alpha-1,4-glucan--maltose-1-phosphate maltosyltransferase gives rise to the protein MSAKTTRKEPKVAAGSNDAARAAAQGAPGTAAEKLEGTTLRPRAPRQSKSGAQSDPGAAKPARRGGQDGRIRAIIDRVIPEVDCGRFAVKRVVGDTMNVEAHVFTDGHDTLAVVLRHRHESESEWRETPMALRYNDEWLASFPLQRLGHYHYSVIAWVDHFLSWRNEFKRRVDPADIAIAARVGEKLVRHAAERADGDDAKKLGEWARKLGSAKDTEEIKRLVLDDSLAEIARRYPDRSLAAEYDKGLRVFVDRERARFSSWYEFFPRSTGKDGKHGTLRDAAARLDYVKGLGFDVVYLPPIHPIGKVKRKGRNNALEAAPGDYGSPWAIGSDEGGHKAIHPELGGIEDFRALVARAKELEIDVALDIAFQTAPDHPYVKEHPSWFNWRPDGTVQYAENPPKKYQDIYPFNFESDDWTGLWDELKSVFDYWIDEGVRVFRVDNPHTKPFPFWQWAIGEIQRQNPDVIFLAEAFTRPKIMHRLAKLGYTQSYTYFAWRNTKRELIEYFNELAHGPGAEYFRPNVWPNTPDILTEHLQHGGRPAFVSRLLLAGTLAASYGIYGPAYELSERVPREHGSEEYLHSEKYEIRSWNLEREDSLRYLIARVNQIRRENPALQNDRTLTFVGTDNDQLIAYLKVTPDLSNALLIVVNLDPHHRQTGWVEVDLDALALAHDAPYQVHDLLTDACFHWRGRRNYVDLGPGMGHVFAVGRHMRDERDTDNFA